The following is a genomic window from Nitrospira sp..
AGCTGTCCTGCTTGCGGCGAAGGGGGAGGTGTTCTGCGCCGGAGCCGATATCAAATGGATGCAATCCACTGCTCCGATCTCCGAAACCCAAGCTAGGGATGACGCACAACGCCTCACCTCCATGTTTCGTGCCATCGACGAATGCCCTTGCCCGGTCATCGGTCTGGTACAGGGACCGGCCTTCGGGGGCGGGGTCGGACTCATGGCGGCCTGCGATATGGTCGTGGCGGCGGAAGACGCGACGTTTGCGCTCAGTGAAACCAGACTCGGATTGATCCCCGCCATCATCGCGCCCTTGCTCCTGCGCAAGGCGGGCGAATCGTTTCTCCGTCGTTACTGCTTGACCGGCGACACCTTCACCGCCTCGACGGCGAGCACATTCGGGCTGGTGCACGATGTCGTTCCGCCGAATGACCTGGAGGACAGTGCGGCCGAATTGATCGACACTATCTTGCGTCTCGCTCCCCAAGCGGTCCGGGAAAGCAAAGCCCTGATACGGAGGATGCTCTGCCTGTCCGATGAAGATCGTCGGGCGATGTGTGCGGACACCAACGCGCAGGCCCGCTGTGCTTCCGAGGCTCGGGAGGGGCTGCAGGCCTTTCTGGAAAAGCGATTGCCCTCGTGGGCCAAGCAGCAGGCGGCACAACACACTCAGGAGACGCAGAGGTCACGGGATGTTGCAGCCGGACACACATAACTCGTACCGGTCCCCGATCCGGATCACCGAGGTGTCTCCGCGGGACGGGT
Proteins encoded in this region:
- a CDS encoding Methylglutaconyl-CoA hydratase, yielding MEGFTTVTVESDGNIARVTLNRPERRNAIDAVMGTELREVFEELAREQVLRAVLLAAKGEVFCAGADIKWMQSTAPISETQARDDAQRLTSMFRAIDECPCPVIGLVQGPAFGGGVGLMAACDMVVAAEDATFALSETRLGLIPAIIAPLLLRKAGESFLRRYCLTGDTFTASTASTFGLVHDVVPPNDLEDSAAELIDTILRLAPQAVRESKALIRRMLCLSDEDRRAMCADTNAQARCASEAREGLQAFLEKRLPSWAKQQAAQHTQETQRSRDVAAGHT